Proteins encoded in a region of the Thermoplasmata archaeon genome:
- a CDS encoding FAD-binding oxidoreductase has protein sequence MFLRERIPNDSKYLCDRSTLKGHAKNVILPNDETELREGIRYSSKGNTKLTISGTRMCSQGGSVPCGGDVMSMEHLSGIIGAGTDDKGVYLRVLPCTSVSFINNAIASGRVEGIDGCNVALEGLRFPVKAEPENSVGGCIAVNRSDIRPFVRRMKIVFSDSTFLTFERNEYRAYGRRMTFPAGRNFFAFDIPSYDSDSNFGPHISSDMDLMDLFIGSEGIFGVIVEADIYLSNEVKDRTTEESGKLNNSRIKDRYGQKAVDELRRVKEILDPSYILNIGNLL, from the coding sequence ATGTTCCTAAGAGAGCGGATACCTAATGACTCCAAATACCTCTGCGACAGATCCACGCTCAAAGGTCATGCGAAGAATGTCATACTGCCCAACGATGAGACCGAACTCCGCGAGGGGATAAGATACTCCAGCAAGGGGAACACCAAACTGACGATCTCGGGAACTAGGATGTGTTCCCAAGGCGGATCGGTCCCTTGCGGCGGCGATGTCATGTCTATGGAACACCTTTCCGGCATAATTGGGGCCGGAACAGATGACAAAGGCGTCTACCTTAGAGTTCTTCCCTGCACATCGGTCTCCTTCATCAACAATGCCATCGCCAGCGGTCGCGTTGAAGGCATCGATGGATGCAATGTTGCTCTGGAAGGGTTGAGATTCCCTGTCAAGGCCGAACCTGAGAATTCGGTCGGTGGATGCATCGCTGTGAACCGTTCCGACATAAGGCCGTTCGTCAGAAGGATGAAGATAGTGTTCTCGGACAGCACATTCCTGACATTCGAACGCAACGAATACAGGGCCTATGGCAGAAGAATGACATTCCCTGCAGGAAGAAACTTCTTCGCCTTTGACATCCCTTCATACGATTCGGATTCGAACTTCGGACCCCACATATCATCGGACATGGACCTCATGGACCTCTTCATAGGTTCCGAGGGAATATTCGGAGTCATTGTTGAAGCGGATATCTACCTGTCCAACGAAGTGAAGGACAGGACGACCGAAGAATCAGGTAAACTGAACAACTCCCGCATCAAGGACCGCTATGGCCAAAAGGCGGTAGATGAACTTAGAAGGGTAAAAGAGATACTGGACCCCAGTTATATCCTGAACATTGGCAACCTATTGTGA
- a CDS encoding metal-dependent transcriptional regulator yields MTSDSREDYLISILRLSDGNKNVKTTELAEFMGVSPASVTEMTKTLASEGLVVYERYRGIRLSDEGMAIARQLRKKHHVIEHLLVNCLGMEHQDAHEEAHKIEHTISDDTSIRICNMVGNPVDEDCQYCTDPCKRYSQGTTNIVQLNKMAKNKTGTISYLKSENSEDIRRLNSIGFVPGREVKIESILMDGGDRVIKIGDNMVALSYDLASSVFVDVS; encoded by the coding sequence ATGACTTCAGATAGCCGTGAAGACTACCTCATCAGCATTCTCAGGCTCAGCGATGGGAACAAGAATGTGAAAACAACCGAACTAGCGGAGTTCATGGGTGTATCTCCTGCCAGCGTAACCGAGATGACCAAGACATTGGCCTCGGAAGGACTTGTGGTCTATGAGAGATACAGAGGAATCAGGCTATCCGACGAGGGTATGGCAATAGCACGTCAGCTGCGTAAGAAGCACCATGTCATCGAGCATCTTCTGGTGAACTGTCTGGGAATGGAGCATCAGGATGCTCATGAAGAGGCCCACAAGATAGAGCACACCATATCCGATGACACCAGCATCAGGATCTGCAACATGGTTGGCAACCCTGTAGATGAGGACTGCCAGTACTGTACAGATCCCTGCAAGCGTTACAGTCAGGGAACTACCAACATCGTGCAGCTCAACAAGATGGCCAAGAACAAAACCGGAACCATCTCGTATCTCAAATCAGAAAACAGCGAGGACATCCGCAGACTGAATTCCATCGGATTCGTTCCTGGAAGAGAGGTCAAGATCGAATCCATACTGATGGATGGCGGCGACAGGGTCATCAAGATCGGTGACAACATGGTCGCCCTCAGCTACGATCTTGCGTCTTCAGTCTTCGTTGATGTGTCTTGA
- a CDS encoding TerB family tellurite resistance protein, which produces MSNFEDLLKEFVSIDTADRGGFFLAKVQTMDGYSRAFPMIWELVETFMCKVAILDGKLDISEYAVIQGLAIHRRGSPFDPEEFTQRLGQFAKEGADTKIAEVAFAMLPEYVRDDIVMMLICFASVDAVVSKNESEWISTLCS; this is translated from the coding sequence ATGTCTAATTTCGAAGATCTGTTGAAGGAATTCGTATCGATTGATACCGCGGACCGCGGAGGATTCTTTTTGGCAAAGGTACAGACAATGGATGGGTACAGCAGGGCCTTCCCCATGATTTGGGAACTCGTTGAGACCTTCATGTGCAAAGTAGCGATTCTCGATGGTAAGCTGGACATCAGCGAATATGCCGTCATTCAGGGGCTTGCAATTCACCGCCGCGGATCGCCATTTGACCCCGAAGAGTTCACTCAGAGGCTCGGACAGTTCGCCAAGGAAGGGGCAGACACCAAGATCGCAGAGGTCGCTTTCGCTATGCTTCCCGAGTACGTCAGGGACGATATCGTCATGATGTTGATCTGCTTTGCAAGTGTTGACGCAGTCGTTTCCAAGAACGAATCCGAGTGGATTTCCACCCTTTGTTCCTGA
- a CDS encoding glutamate--tRNA ligase — MSDEIEQTIRKFALQNAVFFKGTANPKAVVGKILGSCPELRSKAGEITPLANKIVEEVNAMGLEAQTKALEEIDSSLLVKEKKERKYELPDLQNVNGKVVMRIAPGPSGPLHIGHTRVSILNDEYVKRYGGDLILRFEDTNPEKIDPDAYDMIPEDLDWLGVKCNKQYIQSDRFQMYYDYTRKLLEMGHAYVCTCNGDDWRKMKENKQKCPCHDLPVETQLDRYDKFLAGDYQDGEAVVVVKTDICHPNPAVRDFVALRLVRTPHPRTGEKYIAYPMMNLSVAIDDHEMGMTHVIRGKDHLNNTFRQEYIFDYFGWKKPEYYHYGLVNIPDTVLKTSIIKQSIKDGEYTGWDDVRTGTVRAMKRRGIRPEAIRRYWVESGIKPVDIEFSWQNLYGMNRDIIDTDANRYFYVENPVSYDIDGVDIIEGAAPKHPDHPERGERKFKLDAPRTVFLAQADSEMFEKDKKIRLKDLCNIEYGKPAKYIGNDVSILKTGVRAVQWVASDGLEATLVMPDGSVQTGKIEPDISAENNDMVQLERIGFVRIEKKDPKSVSMIFSHR, encoded by the coding sequence ATGTCCGATGAGATCGAGCAGACGATCAGGAAATTTGCACTGCAGAATGCGGTGTTCTTCAAGGGTACGGCCAATCCGAAAGCAGTTGTTGGAAAGATTCTGGGCAGCTGTCCGGAACTTAGATCGAAGGCAGGGGAGATCACACCTTTGGCCAACAAGATTGTGGAAGAGGTCAATGCAATGGGCCTCGAAGCACAGACCAAAGCTCTGGAAGAGATAGATTCCTCGTTGCTCGTCAAAGAGAAGAAGGAGAGGAAGTACGAGCTCCCTGACCTTCAGAATGTCAATGGAAAGGTCGTAATGCGTATCGCACCCGGACCATCCGGGCCTTTGCACATCGGTCACACCCGCGTATCCATCCTCAACGACGAGTATGTCAAGAGATACGGCGGAGATCTCATCCTGAGATTCGAGGATACCAATCCTGAGAAGATCGATCCAGATGCATATGATATGATCCCGGAGGATCTGGATTGGCTCGGTGTCAAGTGTAACAAGCAGTACATACAGTCGGACAGGTTCCAGATGTACTATGATTACACCAGGAAGCTTCTCGAGATGGGCCATGCATACGTCTGCACATGCAATGGCGACGACTGGAGGAAGATGAAGGAGAATAAGCAGAAATGCCCCTGTCATGACCTGCCGGTCGAGACTCAGTTGGACAGATATGATAAGTTCCTCGCGGGAGACTATCAGGACGGGGAGGCAGTGGTTGTCGTAAAGACGGATATCTGCCACCCTAACCCCGCAGTCAGGGATTTCGTCGCCCTCAGATTGGTTAGGACGCCCCATCCCAGGACAGGAGAGAAGTATATCGCATACCCTATGATGAACCTCTCTGTTGCGATCGATGACCATGAGATGGGAATGACGCATGTAATAAGGGGAAAGGATCACCTGAACAATACATTCAGGCAGGAGTACATCTTCGATTATTTCGGATGGAAGAAACCGGAGTACTATCATTACGGTCTGGTGAACATCCCCGATACCGTTCTGAAGACTTCCATAATAAAACAGAGCATCAAGGACGGGGAGTACACTGGATGGGATGATGTCAGGACCGGGACCGTTAGGGCTATGAAGAGACGCGGAATCAGGCCCGAGGCCATCAGAAGATATTGGGTCGAGTCAGGTATCAAACCAGTGGATATCGAGTTCTCCTGGCAGAATCTCTACGGAATGAACAGGGATATCATCGATACCGATGCAAACAGGTACTTCTATGTGGAGAACCCCGTGTCTTACGACATCGACGGTGTCGATATCATCGAAGGTGCGGCTCCTAAGCATCCCGATCATCCCGAAAGAGGCGAAAGGAAGTTCAAATTGGATGCACCAAGGACAGTCTTCCTAGCACAGGCTGATTCCGAAATGTTCGAGAAAGACAAGAAGATCAGGCTCAAGGACCTCTGTAACATCGAATATGGCAAACCGGCGAAGTATATCGGAAATGACGTATCGATCCTGAAGACAGGAGTACGTGCTGTTCAGTGGGTGGCATCGGACGGCCTTGAGGCAACTCTGGTCATGCCCGATGGATCAGTTCAGACCGGTAAGATCGAGCCCGATATATCTGCTGAAAACAACGACATGGTCCAGTTGGAGAGAATAGGGTTCGTTAGGATCGAGAAGAAGGATCCCAAATCCGTCTCCATGATCTTCTCTCACCGTTGA
- a CDS encoding 3'-phosphoadenosine 5'-phosphosulfate sulfotransferase — MAAIRLGKNHLRWCYECNLPILEKEQCPVCSSPTEEVVLTPPGDSRPTFDHDIQLIRSILDRDYGEGAGRAVIPDGHVVILNKAPSLDRMDEVVIDGAVIASFRYDMGSGWKFVARMQGAYRIGKHFSKGYVVCDPEAVRFIRESKNLMAPGVVDADPDIKFGDEIIIITPDREIIATGMAKMTGPEMVESTKGVAVRTRWYRPEEFRDLTDKNNSWDQAVKANEGVIKRRVDEAVGFIKKTMEKQNLPTIVSFSGGKDSLASLLLTLDAGLKLPVLFVDTGLEFDETVQHVHDVCERHGLQLIEEKAPTDAFFGNLVYFGPPAKDYRWCCKTNKLGPTVGAINKHFPDGVLSFIGQRKYESEQRNSKPRVWKNPWTPGQIGASPIQNWCAMHVWMYIFYKKEPYNIWYTRGLDRIGCFLCPASDLAEFDAIAGQSKRWDDWDKYLDEYMKDRGLPKEWKEYSLWRWKSAPNSIKEEVQRVSGKEVSELTKQTKAPEKGPITIKVQDGYSPCTIGYSVEAALSRPIDLEKVRPFCHAITWIVPEKIEGDYIELGGATLYAEGSIISKSGSELDARRTIDHIFQLIMRGEQCVGCGLCAARCRPGALYMEDGKVHIHEDECIFCRECFGPCPSVNFARGEEFEQ, encoded by the coding sequence ATGGCCGCCATAAGACTGGGAAAGAACCACCTGAGATGGTGTTACGAATGCAACCTCCCTATTCTGGAAAAGGAACAGTGTCCAGTCTGCAGCAGTCCCACCGAAGAGGTGGTCCTCACGCCCCCTGGGGATTCAAGGCCTACATTCGATCACGACATACAGTTGATCAGAAGCATCCTTGACCGTGATTACGGTGAAGGTGCAGGCAGGGCGGTAATCCCCGACGGACATGTAGTCATCCTAAACAAGGCACCTTCCCTGGACAGGATGGACGAGGTTGTCATAGATGGGGCAGTCATAGCATCATTCAGATACGATATGGGATCCGGATGGAAATTCGTAGCTAGGATGCAGGGTGCATACCGTATCGGAAAGCATTTCTCCAAAGGGTACGTGGTTTGCGATCCCGAAGCGGTTCGTTTCATAAGGGAAAGCAAGAACCTTATGGCGCCTGGAGTTGTTGACGCTGACCCTGACATAAAGTTCGGCGATGAGATAATCATAATAACGCCTGACAGAGAGATAATCGCGACCGGAATGGCCAAGATGACCGGCCCTGAGATGGTCGAATCCACGAAAGGGGTTGCGGTCAGGACCAGATGGTATAGGCCTGAGGAATTCAGAGACCTTACCGATAAGAACAACTCCTGGGATCAGGCTGTTAAGGCCAACGAAGGGGTAATAAAGAGAAGGGTAGACGAGGCCGTCGGATTCATCAAGAAGACGATGGAAAAGCAGAACCTTCCGACCATCGTCTCATTCTCAGGAGGTAAGGACAGTCTTGCTTCACTGCTCTTGACATTGGATGCTGGATTGAAACTCCCGGTTCTTTTCGTCGACACAGGATTGGAATTCGACGAGACGGTCCAACATGTGCACGATGTGTGCGAAAGACATGGTCTTCAGCTCATTGAAGAAAAAGCACCGACAGATGCTTTCTTCGGAAACTTGGTGTACTTCGGACCCCCTGCAAAGGATTACAGATGGTGCTGCAAGACCAACAAACTGGGCCCCACCGTAGGCGCCATCAACAAGCACTTCCCTGACGGTGTCCTGTCATTCATAGGTCAGAGGAAGTACGAATCAGAACAGAGGAACTCCAAACCGAGGGTCTGGAAGAACCCCTGGACACCGGGTCAGATCGGTGCATCGCCTATACAGAACTGGTGCGCAATGCACGTTTGGATGTACATTTTCTACAAGAAGGAACCCTACAATATCTGGTACACGAGAGGACTGGACAGAATAGGTTGCTTCCTTTGTCCCGCATCAGATCTGGCCGAGTTTGATGCCATCGCCGGACAGAGCAAGAGATGGGATGATTGGGACAAGTATCTCGATGAATACATGAAAGACCGCGGTCTTCCCAAAGAATGGAAGGAATACAGCCTTTGGAGATGGAAGAGCGCACCCAATTCGATCAAAGAGGAGGTTCAGAGAGTGTCTGGAAAAGAGGTATCGGAACTTACGAAACAGACGAAAGCACCCGAGAAGGGCCCTATCACCATAAAGGTCCAGGACGGGTACTCGCCCTGCACCATCGGTTACAGTGTCGAAGCCGCCCTGTCTAGACCGATAGATCTCGAGAAGGTCAGGCCGTTCTGTCACGCCATCACATGGATAGTTCCGGAAAAGATCGAAGGAGATTACATTGAGCTCGGGGGCGCCACACTTTACGCCGAAGGTTCGATCATCAGCAAGTCAGGTTCGGAATTGGATGCCAGAAGGACCATCGACCACATCTTCCAGCTCATAATGCGCGGAGAGCAGTGCGTAGGTTGCGGCCTTTGTGCAGCCAGATGCAGACCTGGAGCCCTCTACATGGAGGACGGAAAGGTCCACATCCATGAGGACGAATGCATATTCTGCAGGGAATGCTTCGGGCCCTGCCCATCGGTGAACTTCGCCAGAGGAGAAGAGTTCGAGCAATAA
- a CDS encoding UbiD family decarboxylase gives MSVNDSLFGEITTIKNPVEPESNEISSELMKDQDKTVLFENLNGKKAAGNIFSTREKIAKALNIPKEEIVKHLLEAIGSPQPYQIVDDPAFRQCSLDVDLMKLPIPKYFPEDGGRYITSGVIVAEYEGKRNVSFHRMMIMDGKHIAVRLVPRHLFTLYNMAKEKGEELKISICVGAQAEVLLAAATSMDFGADELEVASAMYMKGHGTALKTGRCDNNIVVPADTDYVFEGRITLEETKEGPFVDITGTYDFERQQPVIEIDKIWSCKDPIFHLLLPGGYEHFMLMGLPREPMILKTVRQAVPRVKNVRLTEGGCCWLNGVVSIKKNKEGDGVNAIMAAFTGHPSMKSVIIVDDDIDIFNDREVEWAVATRMQADRILKIPGAAGSSLDPSSHGKTTWKVGYDATIPLDADRSLFVKAKLN, from the coding sequence ATGTCGGTCAATGATTCGCTCTTCGGCGAGATCACAACAATCAAGAATCCTGTAGAACCCGAATCGAATGAGATATCTTCTGAACTCATGAAAGATCAGGACAAAACCGTCCTTTTCGAGAATCTCAACGGAAAGAAGGCTGCGGGGAACATTTTCTCCACAAGGGAGAAGATCGCCAAGGCACTCAACATCCCGAAAGAAGAAATCGTCAAGCACCTCTTAGAAGCAATCGGATCCCCTCAACCGTATCAGATCGTTGATGATCCTGCATTTCGCCAATGCTCTCTGGATGTGGACCTCATGAAGCTTCCCATCCCAAAGTACTTCCCCGAAGACGGCGGGCGCTACATCACCTCGGGAGTCATAGTTGCAGAATACGAGGGTAAGAGGAATGTCTCATTCCACAGGATGATGATCATGGATGGGAAGCACATAGCCGTAAGGCTCGTTCCCAGGCATCTCTTCACACTTTACAACATGGCCAAGGAGAAAGGTGAGGAACTGAAGATATCCATCTGTGTCGGTGCACAAGCAGAGGTATTGTTGGCTGCAGCCACATCGATGGACTTCGGAGCTGATGAACTGGAGGTCGCATCGGCCATGTACATGAAAGGCCACGGAACCGCCCTCAAAACGGGAAGATGCGACAATAACATCGTAGTTCCCGCCGACACGGATTATGTATTCGAGGGCAGGATCACATTAGAAGAGACGAAAGAAGGGCCTTTCGTCGATATCACGGGAACCTATGACTTCGAAAGGCAGCAACCGGTCATAGAGATTGACAAGATCTGGAGCTGCAAGGACCCTATATTCCACCTCCTTCTTCCAGGAGGATACGAACACTTCATGCTCATGGGACTCCCGAGGGAACCGATGATCCTTAAGACTGTCAGACAGGCTGTCCCCAGGGTCAAGAACGTCCGCCTTACCGAAGGGGGATGCTGCTGGCTTAACGGTGTGGTCTCGATAAAGAAGAACAAGGAAGGGGACGGAGTGAATGCCATAATGGCCGCATTCACAGGACATCCGTCCATGAAGAGCGTCATCATCGTGGATGACGACATTGACATATTCAACGACCGCGAGGTCGAATGGGCTGTCGCGACCAGGATGCAGGCTGACAGGATCCTGAAGATCCCCGGAGCAGCAGGATCCTCATTGGACCCCAGCTCCCATGGAAAAACCACCTGGAAAGTCGGATATGACGCCACCATCCCCTTGGATGCTGACAGATCCCTATTCGTGAAAGCAAAACTGAATTAA